One window from the genome of Saccopteryx leptura isolate mSacLep1 chromosome 8, mSacLep1_pri_phased_curated, whole genome shotgun sequence encodes:
- the GPR87 gene encoding G-protein coupled receptor 87 — MGLNLTLAKLPDGELQGQGPTPSNASQAAGRNATAPSEFDTIVLPVLYLVVFVASLLLNGLAVWIFFHIRNKTSFIFYLKNIVVADLIMTLTFPFRIVHDAGLGPWYFKAVLCRYTSVLFYGNMYTSIVFLGLISIDRYLKVVKPFGDSRMYSLTFTKVLSVCVWGVTAVLSLPNIILTDVPPTADNMHDCQALKSPLGVRWHHAVVYVNSCLFVAVLAILIGCYIAISRYIHRSSRQFISQSSRKRKHNQSIRVVVAVFFTCFLPYHLCRMPFTFSHLDKHLDESAHKILYYCKEMTLFLSACNVCLDPIIYFFMCRSFSRRLFKKSNIRTRSESIRSLQSVRRSEVRIYYDYTDV, encoded by the exons ATGGGGCTCAACCTGACCCTTGCGAAATTACCAG ATGGCGAGCTGCAAGGCCAGGGCCCCACTCCGAGCAACGCCAGCCAGGCCGCCGGGAGGAACGCCACGGCGCCCAGCGAGTTCGACACCATCGTCCTGCCGGTGCTCTACCTCGTCGTGTTCGTGGCCAGCCTCCTGCTCAACGGCCTGGCTGTGTGGATCTTCTTCCACATCAGAAACAAGACCAGCTTCATCTTCTATCTGAAGAACATCGTGGTGGCCGACCTCATCATGACGCTGACCTTCCCGTTCCGGATCGTCCACGACGCGGGCCTCGGGCCGTGGTACTTCAAGGCCGTGCTCTGCCGGTACACGTCCGTGCTGTTCTACGGCAACATGTACACGTCCATCGTGTTCCTCGGGCTCATCAGCATCGACCGCTACCTGAAGGTGGTCAAGCCATTTGGGGACTCGCGCATGTACAGCCTCACCTTCACCAAGGTGCTGTCTGTGTGCGTCTGGGGGGTCACAGCGGTCCTGTCCCTGCCCAACATCATCCTGACCGACGTCCCGCCGACGGCCGACAACATGCACGACTGCCAGGCGCTGAAGAGCCCCCTGGGGGTCAGGTGGCACCACGCGGTCGTCTACGTCAACAGCTGCCTGTTCGTGGCCGTGCTGGCGATCCTGATCGGGTGCTACATCGCCATCTCCCGGTACATCCACAGGTCCAGCAGGCAGTTCATCAGCCAGTCGAGCCGCAAGAGGAAGCACAACCAGAGCATCCGAGTGGTGGTGGCCGTGTTCTTCACCTGCTTCCTGCCCTACCACCTGTGCAGAATGCCCTTCACCTTCAGCCACCTAGACAAGCACTTAGACGAGTCTGCACACAAAATCCTGTACTACTGCAAAGAAATGACCCTTTTCTTGTCCGCGTGCAACGTCTGCCTGGATCCAATCATTTACTTCTTCATGTGCCGGTCGTTCTCAAGGCGGCTGTTCAAGAAGTCGAACATCCGCACCAGGAGCGAAAGCATCAGGTCGCTGCAGAGCGTCAGGCGGTCGGAGGTCCGCATCTACTACGACTACACCGACGTGTAG